From a region of the Coprococcus comes ATCC 27758 genome:
- a CDS encoding ABC transporter ATP-binding protein produces MNEEYVVDVEDLTIRFNLASEKVDNLKEYVIKMIKHELMFQEFLALKHVNLKVKSGEAWGLIGTNGSGKSTLLKACCGILKPYTGTVTTRGKIAPLIELGAGFDMNMTARENVFLNGTVLGHSRKFMEEHFNEIIDFAELQDFLDVPIKNFSSGMQARLGFAIATMVRPDILVVDEILSVGDYQFQQKCYKRMEEMLSNGTTLLYVSHDVKSVRKLCDHAIWLDKGDVRMSGLVKEVTDEYIKEYH; encoded by the coding sequence ATGAATGAAGAATATGTAGTGGATGTAGAGGATTTGACAATACGATTTAATCTTGCTTCGGAAAAAGTTGATAATTTGAAGGAATATGTTATTAAAATGATAAAACATGAATTAATGTTCCAAGAATTTCTTGCTTTAAAACACGTTAATTTAAAAGTAAAAAGTGGTGAAGCATGGGGACTGATTGGAACAAATGGTTCCGGAAAATCAACATTATTAAAAGCATGTTGTGGAATTTTAAAACCATACACAGGAACTGTTACGACTCGGGGGAAAATTGCACCGCTGATTGAACTAGGGGCTGGATTTGATATGAATATGACAGCAAGGGAAAATGTTTTTTTGAATGGCACAGTGTTGGGTCATTCGCGTAAATTTATGGAAGAACATTTTAATGAGATTATAGATTTCGCAGAATTGCAAGATTTTTTGGATGTTCCAATTAAAAATTTTTCATCAGGTATGCAGGCTAGATTAGGATTTGCAATTGCAACAATGGTACGACCGGATATTTTGGTAGTAGATGAAATTTTATCTGTTGGAGATTATCAGTTTCAACAAAAATGTTATAAACGTATGGAAGAAATGTTAAGTAATGGAACAACTCTTTTATATGTTTCTCATGATGTGAAATCTGTAAGAAAATTATGTGACCATGCTATTTGGCTGGATAAAGGCGATGTTAGAATGAGTGGTCTTGTAAAAGAAGTAACTGATGAATATATAAAAGAATATCATTAA
- a CDS encoding ABC transporter permease, giving the protein MNETKDRINTFFQYKDLLRELVVRDVKLKYRRSFLGYLWSILNPLLIMIVMTLVFSQMFRQGIENYPVYLLAGQTLFDFMNSSTHMSMYSVLDNSSLIKKIYVPKYIFTLSKVTSSLIDLIFSMGALVIVMLFTRSHFSPYILLFPLVIIPLYIFVCGMGFLLSAANVFFRDIQYIYNAITVAWTYLTPLFYPIDLLPNWLRTLIEYFNPMYYYIQFFRGLVLYGQLPTLRIFVGCWVMAGVMLVIGLTVFKKTQDNFILYF; this is encoded by the coding sequence ATGAATGAGACAAAGGATAGAATAAATACATTTTTTCAATATAAGGATTTGTTACGTGAGCTCGTAGTAAGAGATGTGAAATTAAAATATCGTAGAAGTTTTTTGGGATATTTATGGAGTATTTTAAATCCTTTACTGATTATGATTGTAATGACGTTGGTATTTTCGCAAATGTTCAGGCAGGGAATAGAAAATTATCCAGTATATCTGTTGGCAGGACAAACCTTATTTGATTTCATGAATTCGTCAACACATATGTCAATGTATTCAGTCTTGGACAATAGTTCTTTGATAAAAAAAATATATGTGCCTAAATATATTTTTACATTATCAAAGGTTACGAGTTCGCTTATTGATTTAATTTTTTCAATGGGTGCGTTGGTTATCGTAATGTTATTTACTAGATCACATTTTTCACCATATATTTTATTATTTCCGTTAGTAATTATTCCATTATATATTTTTGTGTGTGGTATGGGATTTCTGCTTTCAGCGGCCAATGTATTTTTCAGAGATATTCAGTACATTTATAATGCAATTACTGTTGCATGGACGTATTTGACACCGTTATTTTATCCGATAGATTTATTACCAAATTGGCTTAGAACACTTATTGAATATTTTAATCCAATGTATTATTATATTCAGTTCTTCCGTGGTTTAGTATTGTATGGACAGTTGCCGACGTTACGTATTTTTGTTGGATGCTGGGTTATGGCAGGCGTTATGCTGGTAATTGGCTTGACTGTATTTAAGAAAACGCAGGATAATTTTATTTTATACTTCTAG
- a CDS encoding polysaccharide biosynthesis protein, translating into MKKGWGLQNSRSRMIALFIVDMLTVVLDSYLAIILRFKLDNIWVPEEYMSSVEHYMIINVITTVIIFLLLNLYNRVWSYASLYEMLLIVCAAMLSTAFQAFGFSLLYLPIPRSYYFFYFILLSITTLITRFSYRILHTMQNGIKKSAKHSRNTIVIGAGEAGNMIIKELKSSKYLNQKVVCVIDDNPFKKGKYIHGIRIVGGRDMIQEAAKKYDAEEIILAIPSAGNKATRDILRICNLTDCKLKILPGMYQLINDEVGVSNLREVSIEDLLGRDTINIDMESVGQYVSNKRVLVTGGGGSIGSELCRQIAAHNPKLLIIFDIYENNAYEIQQELIRKYPNLKLEVLIGSVRNTSRIESVMEYYRPDVVFHAAAHKHVPLMEDSPNEAIKNNVFGTYKTARAADKYGVKKFVLISTDKAVNPTNIMGASKRMCEMIVQTFSKYSRTEYVIVRFGNVLGSNGSVIPLFKKQMEAGGPVTVTHPDIIRYFMTIPEAVSLVLQAGAYAHGGEIFVLDMGEPVKIADLAKNLIRLSGYTLGVNMEIKYTGLRPGEKLYEELLTKEEGLQKTANDLIFIGKPLEFDEVHFLSQLRELEKAAMEESPDIKEIVAGIISTYHIRPEDKKRDSEAFQELVSLGRISHEGPSVETDHTTI; encoded by the coding sequence ATGAAAAAAGGATGGGGACTTCAAAATTCCAGAAGCAGAATGATTGCTTTGTTTATCGTGGACATGCTTACTGTGGTTTTGGATTCTTACTTAGCGATTATATTGCGCTTTAAATTGGATAATATCTGGGTACCAGAGGAGTATATGAGCAGTGTAGAACACTACATGATTATAAATGTGATTACGACGGTAATTATCTTTTTACTGTTAAATCTGTATAACCGAGTGTGGTCCTATGCCAGCTTATATGAGATGCTATTGATTGTGTGTGCGGCAATGCTTTCAACAGCGTTTCAGGCGTTTGGATTTAGTTTATTGTATTTACCGATCCCAAGAAGCTATTATTTCTTCTACTTTATTTTGCTTAGTATTACTACACTAATTACTCGTTTTTCGTATCGAATTTTACACACGATGCAGAATGGAATTAAAAAATCAGCAAAGCATTCCCGGAATACGATCGTAATCGGAGCTGGTGAAGCGGGAAATATGATCATTAAAGAGCTAAAAAGCAGTAAGTACCTGAATCAGAAAGTTGTATGTGTGATTGATGATAACCCGTTTAAAAAGGGAAAATATATTCACGGAATCCGGATTGTCGGTGGAAGGGATATGATTCAGGAAGCAGCAAAAAAATATGATGCAGAAGAGATCATCCTTGCGATTCCATCGGCAGGAAATAAAGCTACCCGTGATATTTTGAGAATTTGTAATCTTACAGATTGTAAACTTAAAATTTTGCCGGGAATGTATCAGCTCATCAATGATGAAGTTGGGGTGTCAAACCTGCGAGAAGTATCCATTGAGGACTTGCTTGGAAGGGATACCATCAATATTGATATGGAAAGCGTTGGACAGTATGTAAGTAATAAACGAGTACTGGTTACTGGTGGCGGTGGATCGATAGGCAGTGAGCTTTGCCGCCAGATTGCTGCACACAATCCGAAGCTTCTGATTATATTTGATATCTATGAGAATAATGCATATGAGATTCAGCAGGAACTGATTCGAAAATATCCCAATCTGAAGCTGGAAGTATTAATTGGATCTGTTCGTAATACAAGCCGAATTGAAAGTGTAATGGAATATTATCGTCCAGATGTTGTATTTCATGCAGCAGCACATAAACATGTGCCGCTTATGGAAGACAGTCCGAATGAAGCAATTAAGAATAATGTATTTGGAACCTATAAAACTGCAAGAGCAGCGGACAAGTATGGTGTAAAGAAATTCGTACTTATTTCTACAGATAAAGCCGTAAACCCAACAAATATCATGGGAGCTTCGAAGCGCATGTGTGAGATGATCGTGCAGACATTTAGTAAGTATTCCAGAACAGAATATGTAATTGTACGGTTTGGAAATGTACTTGGAAGTAATGGTAGTGTAATACCACTTTTCAAGAAGCAGATGGAAGCAGGCGGACCAGTTACAGTTACGCATCCAGATATTATTCGTTATTTTATGACGATTCCGGAAGCGGTATCGTTGGTATTACAGGCTGGAGCTTATGCTCATGGTGGAGAAATCTTTGTGTTGGATATGGGAGAACCGGTAAAGATTGCCGACCTCGCAAAGAATTTGATTCGGCTTTCCGGATATACGCTTGGTGTGAATATGGAAATTAAATATACGGGCTTAAGACCAGGTGAAAAGCTATATGAAGAGTTACTGACGAAAGAAGAAGGGCTTCAGAAGACGGCGAATGATTTGATTTTTATTGGGAAACCGTTGGAGTTTGATGAGGTACATTTCTTAAGCCAGTTAAGAGAGCTTGAAAAAGCGGCGATGGAAGAAAGTCCGGATATTAAAGAAATAGTTGCCGGAATCATTTCAACGTATCATATCAGACCGGAAGATAAGAAGAGAGATAGTGAAGCTTTTCAGGAACTGGTGAGTCTGGGACGAATCAGTCATGAAGGACCGAGCGTGGAAACGGATCATACAACTATTTAA
- a CDS encoding glycosyltransferase family 2 protein: MKMSLVVPCYNEEEAIPIFYREALKVIEQLKDEFEFEFCFVDDGSKDGTLQCFKNLRVKDERVHYVSFSRNFGKESALYAGLQLSTGDYVATLDVDLQDPPSLLPEMWKTIKESEGKEDYDCVATRRVNRAGEPPIRSFFARMFYKIINKMSSTEIVDGARDFRLMKRKMVDAILKDAEYNRFTKGIYSWVGFHTKWIAFENVERSAGETKWSFWKLFLYSIEGILAYSTAPLAIASVFGIVFCGVSFISMLVIIIRALAFGDPVAGWPSLVTIIFFLGGIQLLCLGIMGLYLSKTYLETKKRPIYIVRESE; the protein is encoded by the coding sequence ATGAAAATGTCATTGGTAGTACCTTGTTACAACGAAGAAGAAGCAATTCCTATTTTTTATAGAGAAGCTTTGAAAGTAATAGAACAGTTGAAAGATGAGTTTGAATTTGAGTTTTGCTTCGTGGATGATGGAAGTAAAGATGGAACATTACAGTGTTTCAAAAATTTGCGAGTAAAGGATGAAAGAGTTCATTACGTTTCGTTTTCAAGAAACTTTGGAAAAGAATCTGCATTATATGCCGGATTACAGCTTTCAACAGGAGATTATGTTGCAACATTGGATGTGGATCTGCAGGATCCACCGTCACTGCTGCCGGAAATGTGGAAAACAATTAAAGAGTCAGAAGGTAAAGAAGATTATGATTGCGTTGCTACGAGAAGAGTTAACCGGGCAGGGGAACCGCCTATCAGGTCTTTTTTTGCGAGAATGTTTTATAAGATAATCAATAAAATGTCATCAACAGAAATTGTAGATGGCGCAAGAGACTTCCGATTAATGAAGCGCAAAATGGTGGATGCTATTTTGAAAGATGCCGAATATAACAGATTTACGAAAGGAATTTACAGTTGGGTGGGATTTCATACAAAGTGGATTGCCTTTGAAAATGTGGAAAGAAGCGCAGGAGAGACAAAATGGTCTTTTTGGAAACTGTTTTTGTACTCAATTGAAGGAATTTTAGCATATTCTACAGCACCTTTAGCGATTGCATCTGTGTTTGGAATTGTATTTTGCGGAGTTTCGTTTATATCTATGTTAGTGATAATTATTAGAGCATTAGCATTCGGAGATCCGGTTGCTGGATGGCCGTCATTGGTAACAATAATATTCTTTTTAGGTGGAATCCAGCTGTTATGTCTTGGAATTATGGGGTTGTATTTATCGAAGACATATTTGGAAACAAAAAAAAGACCTATTTATATTGTGAGAGAAAGCGAGTAA
- a CDS encoding DUF4422 domain-containing protein: protein MSNISILVSCHKPVEVVPSEIIKPIQVGCALNEKRFKGMLRDNEGENISAKNPNYCELTAQYWAWKNLDADYYGFFHYRRYMNFSKEKYLLDCWQNVCEEFLDKKSVKKYKIDDETMRREIEGYDLVITEEKDITKMPVNDRTVYDQYKNGNQLHVKDLDIMREVVKEKYPEYVDDMESYLKGKMTCLCNMYIMKKDLFQEYAAWLFDILGECEKRMDMSDYSIEALRTPGHLAERLLSIFYFHVKRTRNLKIKTLQTVVFFNTDPVVHLKPAYAENNNAVVLSANEYYVPYLAAVLESIRANSNDDQNYDLIIMHRDISMGSQDRLKKQLEDHQNITLRFLDIRRYEKPFKKLFLRGHFALETYFRLLMPQILADYDKAVYIDSDLVVNADIAELYATDVDGYLLAAAKDADTAGLYNGFEPNKKKYMDTILKIKKPYEYFQAGVIVFNLAEFRKTYTTAEMLKFAASYEWELLDQDVLNYLAQGRVKFVDMAWNVMVDWRGIRLSQIIALAPKYLHDEHMEARKNPKIIHYAGPDKPWHQPWSDMAEEFWKYSRNTVFYETIMQRMCDPEGSRVGIKQKIRDHVVEVGEKVFPKDTARREVAKKIIIKTIGGI, encoded by the coding sequence ATGAGTAATATTAGTATTTTGGTATCATGTCACAAACCGGTAGAAGTAGTACCTAGTGAGATTATAAAACCGATTCAGGTTGGATGTGCTTTAAATGAAAAGCGTTTTAAAGGTATGCTTAGAGATAATGAAGGAGAAAATATTTCAGCTAAAAATCCAAATTACTGTGAATTAACAGCACAGTATTGGGCGTGGAAAAATTTGGATGCAGATTATTATGGATTTTTCCATTATAGACGTTACATGAATTTCTCTAAGGAAAAATATTTATTGGACTGCTGGCAGAATGTATGTGAAGAATTTTTAGATAAGAAATCGGTTAAGAAATATAAAATTGATGATGAGACCATGCGGAGGGAAATTGAAGGTTATGATTTGGTGATTACAGAGGAAAAAGATATTACTAAAATGCCGGTCAATGACCGAACAGTATATGACCAGTATAAAAATGGAAACCAGTTGCATGTAAAAGATTTGGATATTATGCGTGAAGTTGTGAAAGAAAAATATCCGGAATATGTAGACGATATGGAATCTTATTTGAAAGGTAAGATGACATGTTTATGTAATATGTATATTATGAAAAAAGATTTATTTCAGGAATATGCAGCATGGTTATTTGATATATTGGGTGAATGTGAAAAAAGAATGGATATGAGTGATTATTCAATTGAAGCATTAAGAACACCGGGACATTTAGCAGAACGCCTGTTAAGTATTTTTTATTTTCATGTAAAACGTACTAGAAATTTAAAAATTAAAACATTACAGACGGTTGTATTTTTTAATACTGATCCAGTAGTGCATTTAAAACCAGCATATGCGGAAAATAATAATGCAGTAGTTTTATCTGCAAATGAATATTATGTTCCGTATTTGGCAGCAGTACTGGAGTCAATACGTGCGAATTCTAATGATGATCAGAATTACGATCTTATTATTATGCACAGAGATATTTCGATGGGAAGTCAGGATAGATTAAAGAAGCAGTTAGAAGATCATCAAAATATAACATTACGTTTTCTGGATATCAGACGTTACGAGAAACCATTTAAGAAGTTGTTTTTAAGAGGTCATTTTGCATTAGAGACCTACTTTAGATTGTTAATGCCACAGATTTTAGCAGATTATGATAAAGCAGTTTATATTGACAGTGATTTGGTTGTAAATGCAGATATCGCGGAATTGTATGCGACGGACGTTGATGGTTATCTGCTTGCAGCAGCGAAAGATGCGGATACAGCAGGATTATATAATGGATTTGAGCCTAATAAGAAAAAGTATATGGATACAATTCTTAAAATTAAAAAACCATATGAGTATTTCCAGGCAGGAGTTATTGTATTTAATTTAGCGGAGTTTAGAAAAACATATACAACTGCGGAAATGCTTAAATTTGCCGCTTCATACGAATGGGAATTACTGGATCAGGATGTATTAAATTATTTGGCGCAGGGTAGAGTAAAATTTGTTGATATGGCATGGAATGTAATGGTTGATTGGAGAGGAATCAGACTTAGTCAGATTATTGCATTGGCACCAAAATATTTACATGATGAGCATATGGAAGCAAGAAAAAATCCTAAAATAATTCATTATGCCGGTCCAGATAAACCGTGGCATCAGCCATGGTCTGATATGGCGGAAGAATTTTGGAAATATTCTCGTAATACTGTATTTTATGAGACAATTATGCAACGTATGTGTGATCCGGAGGGCTCCCGTGTAGGAATAAAGCAAAAAATTAGAGATCATGTGGTTGAAGTTGGTGAAAAAGTTTTTCCTAAAGATACAGCTAGACGTGAGGTGGCTAAAAAGATTATTATTAAAACAATAGGTGGAATTTAG
- a CDS encoding glycosyltransferase family 2 protein produces the protein MNEKILTVTIPSYNVEAYLEECLESFVNSEVMGDIEVLIVNDGSSDDTAKIAQRYVDKYENTFRLINKKNGGHGSTINTGVREAKGKYFKVVDGDDWVDTRSFIRLVEILKESDADIVASNYTWINHTTRLPEKRQEYPFEKIEYNKLYKFEDIVGKTIIDMHATTVKTELFRKANEQIDEHTFYVDVEFIAFPIPYVRTVYFIEDPVYQYRLGLPGQSMSIQKMQKNLKNHLRVLMRLNQYCKKAETIAPTANLEYIRELTATILTSQMKIYISFPLKSGMKKEAMKLDAYFYHKNREVYDRVKNPAVLFLRKTKYAAFPLAVLAFKRRRDSY, from the coding sequence ATGAACGAGAAGATATTAACGGTAACAATTCCAAGTTACAATGTAGAAGCATATCTGGAAGAATGTCTGGAATCTTTTGTAAATTCAGAAGTTATGGGTGATATTGAAGTATTGATTGTGAATGATGGTTCTAGTGATGATACTGCAAAAATTGCACAGCGATATGTAGATAAGTATGAAAATACATTTCGGTTGATCAATAAAAAAAATGGTGGACATGGTTCAACAATTAATACTGGGGTTCGAGAAGCAAAAGGAAAGTATTTCAAGGTTGTTGATGGGGACGATTGGGTAGATACAAGAAGCTTTATTCGTCTTGTAGAGATTTTGAAAGAAAGTGATGCAGATATTGTTGCATCAAATTATACCTGGATTAACCATACGACAAGATTACCAGAAAAAAGACAAGAATATCCATTTGAAAAAATAGAGTATAATAAGTTATATAAGTTTGAAGATATTGTAGGAAAAACAATTATTGATATGCATGCAACTACAGTGAAAACAGAGCTATTCAGAAAAGCAAATGAACAGATTGACGAGCATACTTTTTATGTAGATGTGGAGTTTATTGCATTTCCGATTCCATATGTAAGGACAGTATATTTTATTGAAGATCCGGTTTACCAATATCGTCTGGGACTTCCTGGACAAAGCATGTCTATTCAGAAAATGCAGAAGAATCTAAAAAATCATTTACGGGTTCTGATGCGACTTAATCAGTATTGCAAGAAAGCTGAAACTATTGCACCAACAGCTAATTTGGAATATATAAGAGAGTTGACTGCAACGATTCTTACCAGTCAGATGAAGATTTATATAAGTTTCCCGCTGAAAAGCGGCATGAAGAAGGAAGCAATGAAATTAGATGCATATTTTTACCATAAAAACAGAGAAGTTTATGACAGGGTGAAAAATCCAGCTGTTCTGTTTTTGAGAAAAACTAAATATGCAGCATTTCCTCTGGCTGTTCTTGCATTTAAAAGACGTAGAGATAGTTATTAA